The following proteins are encoded in a genomic region of Arachis ipaensis cultivar K30076 chromosome B02, Araip1.1, whole genome shotgun sequence:
- the LOC107624819 gene encoding serine/threonine-protein kinase STN8, chloroplastic has product MNVVLGMASLLPPTPTVTATFQQHYCYYNLHNNQIAAICCFSPPHKKLLSITSKRKSRRGLIRCNAFFDDVATGLLELENAPYFQGLSETQRWWIVVFGGLAWIYFTARPGVLVGAIDAYLLAPLQLALDSLSGRRNLKRTDFLVGEKLGEGSFGVVYSGVLLPKNLNDSPADQKRPRRPPPRSALVPQSQSKDKVILKKVKVEIKGAREFGDFEEWFNYRLARAAPETCAEFLGSFAADKTNSQFTKGGKWLVWKFEGDLTLGDYMKDRNFPSNLESLMFGRVLRGADSSKRNALIIKQVMRQIITSLKKIHDTGIVHRDIKPDNLVVTKRGRIKLIDFGAATDLRIGKNYVPNKTLLDPYYCPPELYVLPEETPSPPPEPIAALLSPILWQLNSPDLFDMYSAGIVLLQMAIPSLRSSAALRNFNLEIKSCGYDLKKWRDYTRLRPDFQILDSESGRGWDLATKLISERGYLRRGRLSAAAALRHPYFLLGGDQAAAVLSKLSLDRK; this is encoded by the exons ATGAATGTGGTGTTAGGCATGGCTTCTCTACTCCCTCCAACTCCAACTGTCACTGCCACATTCCAACAGCattattgttattataatttGCATAACAACCAAATAGCGGCAATCTGCTGCTTCTCACCTCCTCACAAAAAACTACTCTCCATCACTTCAAAGAGGAAGAGTAGGAGGGGCCTCATCAGGTGCAATGCTTTCTTTGATGACGTGGCAACCGGTTTGTTGGAGTTGGAGAATGCTCCTTACTTTCAGGGCTTATCGGAGACGCAGCGGTGGTGGATAGTGGTTTTTGGCGGCCTTGCTTGGATTTATTTCACTGCAAGGCCCGGGGTTCTCGTCGGCGCCATCGATGCATACCTTCTGGCCCCTCTTCAGCTCGCGCTGGACAGTCTTTCCGGAAGGAGGAACCTCAAGAGGACTGATTTTCTCGTCGGAGAAAAGCTCGGCGAGGGCTCCTTCGGTGTTGTGTACTCTGGTGTACTCCTCCCAAAGAATCTCAATGACTCGCCGGCGGACCAGAAGAGGCCACGACGGCCTCCGCCTCGGTCTGCTCTTGTTCCCCAATCTCAATCTAAGGACAAAGTCATTCTTAAAAAG GTGAAGGTTGAGATCAAAGGGGCCCGAGAATTCGGTGATTTTGAGGAGTGGTTTAACTACAGGCTCGCTAGAGCAGCACCCGAAACATGTGCCGAATTCCTTGGAAGTTTTGCAGCTGATAAGACAAATTCACAGTTCACAAAAGGTGGAAAATGGCTTGTTTGGAAGTTTGAG GGAGATCTCACTCTTGGTGATTACATGAAAGATCGCAACTTCCCCTCAAACTTAGAATCCCTCATGTTTGGACGAGTCTTGCGAGGCGCAGACTCTTCTAAGAGAAATGCCTTGATCATCAAGCAAGTCATGCGCCAGATTATTACCTCTCTTAAGAAAATTCACGACACAGGAATTGTTCACAGGGATATAAAGCCAGACAACTTGGTGGTTACTAAGCGTGGTCGGATTAAACTCATTGATTTTGGTGCTGCAACTGACCTACGGATTGGAAAGAATTATGTTCCCAACAAGACACTACTGGATCCTTATTACTGTCCCCCGGAATTATATGTACTTCCAGAAGAAACGCCGAGTCCTCCACCAGAGCCAATTGCAGCTCTCCTTTCGCCAATCTTGTGGCAG TTAAACAGTCCTGATCTGTTTGATATGTATTCGGCTGGGATTGTGCTTCTGCAAATGGCAATACCATCATTGAGGTCTTCTGCTGCTTTGAGGAATTTCAATCTGGAAATAAAAAGCTGcggatatgatttgaaaaaatgGAGAGACTATACTCGCCTCAGGCCTGATTTTCAAATTCTGGATAGTGAATCTGGTAGAGGGTGGGACTTAGCTACAAAGCTTATATCGGAGAGAGGTTACCTAAGAAGAGGACGGTTATCTGCTGCTGCTGCTTTAAGACATCCTTATTTTCTTCTGGGCGGGGATCAGGCAGCTGCAGTCCTCTCGAAATTAAGCTTAGACAGAAAGTGA